From Polaribacter haliotis:
TAATAGATTTATTACCAGAACATTTCGAAAATATGATGTTTTGTTCAGATGATAAACATCCAGATGATTTGTTGTTAGGTCATATTAATCAGCTTTGTGAACGCGCAATTGCCAAAGGAATAGATGTTTTTAAAGTTTTACAAGTTGCTTGTGTAAATCCAGTAAAGCATTACAATTTAGAGGTTGGTTTGTTGCAAAAAGGAGATGATGCCGATTTTATAATTGTGGAAGATTTACAGCAATTCAAGGTTTTAGAAACCTACATTAATGGAGAATTGGTTGCCAAAAACGGAACGTCTTTTGTAAAAGATGTAGATTTTGGAGTATTGAATAATTTCAAAACTGATAAAAAGAAAAAAGAAGATTTTAGATTCGAATCTTCAGTAGAAAAAATAAGAGTTATTGAAGCTTTGGATGGTGAATTAGTTACCAACCAAATTGAAGCAAAAAGTTTAATTGTTGATGGAAATTTAGTTTCAAATATAACAACAGATGTTTTAAAAATGACGGTTGTAAATCGTTATAAAAATGAAAAATCAGCAATTGCATTTATTAAAAATTTCGGATTAAAAGAAGGTGCAATTGCAAGTTCTGTTGGGCACGATTCGCATAATATTATTGCTGTTGGCGTTTCTGACGAAGCAATTTGCAAAGCTGTAAACTTAATTATCGAAAATAGAGGAGGAGTTTGTGCTGTAAATTCATCCGAAGAAAAAATAGTTTCCTTGCCAGTTGCAGGAATTATGTCTGATAAATCTGCACAAGAAATTGGAAAATCTTATGCTGAATTAGATAAAATGGCGAAACAAATGGGAAGTAAATTACGAGCTCCATATATGAGTTTGTCGTTTATGGCGTTGTTGGTTATTCCTTCTTTAAAGCTTTCTGATAAAGGTTTGTTTGATGGAAATAGTTTTCAATTTACTTCATTAGAAATTCAATAAAAAAATATGTTTAAAAAAGAACTTCGAAAAATATATAAGGAAAAAAGAAAGGAATTATCTCCAAATCAAAAATTAGAATTAGAGCAAGATATTTACACTCAAATTTTTGAATTGGATTTTTCTGAAATTCAAGTTGTTCATCTTTTTTTAAGCATTAGAAAATTTGATGAAATAAATACACAACCCATTATCGATTTTTTAAATAAAAAAAATAAAACAATTGTGGTGAGTAAATGCGACTTTGGGAACAATACATTACAGCATTTTATTTTCGATAAAAACACGAAATTGGAAGTCAATTCTTGGGGAATTCCAGAACCAATTAATGCCCAAGAAATCGACCCAAAAGAAATTGATTTAGTTTTAGTACCTATGCTAATTTCCGATGAAAATAACTACAGAGTTGGTTATGGAAAAGGATTTTACGATGGTTTTTTATCCGAATGCAAACCTACAGTAAAAACAATTGGGATTAATTTTTTTAAACCCATTCAAAAAATTAACGACATTCATAAATTTGATGTAGCTTTGAACCAAATTATTTATCCAAGAAAATGAGTTTACAAGAAGAGTTAGAAAACAGAAGTGGAAATAAATGCGAATTATGTACAGCAACAGATAGTTTATCTGTTTATGATGTAAAACCAACCATAACTGGTGGTGGAGGAATGGATGGAAGTTTGTTGGCTTGTGAAACTTGTATAACTCAAATCGATAATCCAGAAGAAACAGATGCAAATCATTGGCGTTGTTTAAACGATTCTATGTGGAGTGAGTTTAGAGCTGTAAAAGTTGTTGCTTGGCGAATGTTGTCTCGTTTAAGAAACGAAGGTTGGCCAAAAGATTTGTTGGATTTGATGTATTTGGAAGATGACGATTTACGTTTCGCAAAAGAATCTGGAGATCATTTAGACGAAAGCGAAAAGATAATTCATAGAGATGCAAATGGTGCTATTTTACAGGCTGGAGACTCTGTGGTTTTAATAAAAGATTTAAAAGTAAAAGGTTCTAGTTTGGTTGCCAAGCAAGGAACAGCAGTTCGTAGAATTTCTTTAGATCACGAAAACGCAAAATATATTGAGGGAAAAGTTGGCCCAACGCAAATTGTAATTATTACAGATTACGTTAAGAAAATGGCGGAAAAAGAATAGAAAGCCCC
This genomic window contains:
- the ade gene encoding adenine deaminase — its product is MIVKGNIVDIQNQRIFKGEVAIKNGKISTIREASHTIENFILPGFVDAHIHIESSMLVPSEFAKIAVVHGTVATVSDPHEIANVLGVKGVNFMIENGNKVPLKFNFGAPSCVPATSFESAGAIIDSDDIKLMMENPDIKYLAEMMNYPGVLFDDEEVIAKIEHAKNNNKPIDGHAPGLRGDDVTKYIAAGISTDHECFSYEEGLEKLQKGMKVLIREGSAAKNFEALIDLLPEHFENMMFCSDDKHPDDLLLGHINQLCERAIAKGIDVFKVLQVACVNPVKHYNLEVGLLQKGDDADFIIVEDLQQFKVLETYINGELVAKNGTSFVKDVDFGVLNNFKTDKKKKEDFRFESSVEKIRVIEALDGELVTNQIEAKSLIVDGNLVSNITTDVLKMTVVNRYKNEKSAIAFIKNFGLKEGAIASSVGHDSHNIIAVGVSDEAICKAVNLIIENRGGVCAVNSSEEKIVSLPVAGIMSDKSAQEIGKSYAELDKMAKQMGSKLRAPYMSLSFMALLVIPSLKLSDKGLFDGNSFQFTSLEIQ
- a CDS encoding 5-formyltetrahydrofolate cyclo-ligase; this encodes MFKKELRKIYKEKRKELSPNQKLELEQDIYTQIFELDFSEIQVVHLFLSIRKFDEINTQPIIDFLNKKNKTIVVSKCDFGNNTLQHFIFDKNTKLEVNSWGIPEPINAQEIDPKEIDLVLVPMLISDENNYRVGYGKGFYDGFLSECKPTVKTIGINFFKPIQKINDIHKFDVALNQIIYPRK
- a CDS encoding PhnA domain-containing protein, with translation MSLQEELENRSGNKCELCTATDSLSVYDVKPTITGGGGMDGSLLACETCITQIDNPEETDANHWRCLNDSMWSEFRAVKVVAWRMLSRLRNEGWPKDLLDLMYLEDDDLRFAKESGDHLDESEKIIHRDANGAILQAGDSVVLIKDLKVKGSSLVAKQGTAVRRISLDHENAKYIEGKVGPTQIVIITDYVKKMAEKE